One Danaus plexippus chromosome 3 unlocalized genomic scaffold, MEX_DaPlex mxdp_25, whole genome shotgun sequence genomic window, GCAACTGCATACTTAATACGGTATCGTtttcgtattataaaaatacagctGTGAGATAGcttattgaaatttcaatataaaattagtggAAAAAAAGGACATGTCTATAAgtgctttttatttcttttgcattattaaaagaaacatcTAAATTGGTACGCCTAACACTAAACAAAAACACGAAATCTAAACACACACAAAACATTGGACATTACAAACACTATTCTTCCACTTCCTCGTCAAATTCCCCTTCATCATCGACCGTTGCATCTTGATACTGCTGGTACTCAGACACCAGGTCATTCATATTACTCTCAGCTTCAGTGAACTCCATCTCGTCCATTCCTTCGCCAGTGTACCAATGCAAAAAAGCTTTTCGTCTAAACATGGCTGAAAATTGTTCAGATATTCTCTTGAACAACTCTTGTATAGCTGTTGTATTACCGATGAAAGTGGCGGACATCTTGAGTCCACGAGGTGGAATATCGCAAACGGCCGTCTTTACGTTGTTCGGAATCCATTCAACGAAGTAGctgctgtttttattttgtatatttaacatCTGCTCGTCCACTTCCTTCATGGACATGCGGCCACGGAATACAGCAGCCACAGTCAGATACCGCCCATGGCGAGGATCACACGCCGCCATCATGTTCTTAGCGTCGAACATTTGCTGAGTAAGTTCTGGTACAGTGAGTGCTCTATATTGTTGACTGCCTCTTGATGTGAGCGGTGCGAAACCTGGCATGAAAAAATGTAATCGCGGAAATGGAACCATGTTGACAGCAAGTTTACGGAGATCAGCGTTTAGTTGGCCGGGAAAACGTAGACAGGTTGTGACACCAGACATCGTCGCTGACACCAAGTGATTCAAGTCACCGTAGGTAGGGGTAGTCAATTTAAGAGTGCGGaaacaaatatcatataacgctTCATTATCGATGCAGTAAGTTTCATCCGTATTTTCCACTAATTGGTGGACAGATAAAGTAGCATTGTAAGGTTCGACTACAGTGTCCGACACTTTTGGACTGGGTACAACCGAAAAGGTATTCATGATCCGGTCGGGGTATTCTTCtcttatttttgatatcaacAAAGTACCCATCCCCGAACCAGTACCACCACCAAGAGAATGCGTCAACTGAAATCCTTGCAGACAGTCACAACCCTCTGCTTCCTTTCTGACTACATCGAGAACCGAATCCACCAACTCGGCTCCCTCCGTGTAGTGTCCTTTCGCCCAATTGTTACCGGCACCAGATTGCCCGAAAACAAAATTGTCCGGGCGAAATATCTGCCCGAATGGTCCGGACCTTACAGAATCCATAGTGCCAGGCTCAAGGTCGACGAGAACGGCTCTCGGTACGTATTTGCAGCCGGAAGCCTCAttgtaatatacattaatgCGCTCCAATTGCAGGTCGGAGTCACCCTGGTAAGCTCCTGTAGGGTCAATACCGTGTTCGTCTGATATTACTTCCCAAAACTGCGAAGTAATGATAGAAATTAGTGATTTTCAAgtaaatacattacatttgTCGCAAAAGCATTgcgacattaaaaaaatatcatttctatagaattatattttatggacgctgtaaatttattcaacaataCCTTAGCCCCAATTTGGTTGCCGCATTGCCCGGCTTGGATGTGGACGATTTCCCTCATTTTGTTGGATCACAAAGAATTTAGAGCCTAAAAGCtagaaagttaaaatttactttgataaactttacataagaaaaaaatgtgtaaaaaaaaactacatgcaAACTAATGCACGTGCATTATACACGAAATTTTCTTGAATAATGATTTACAATTATTGGGTTGTCAATAACGGAATGGAATACattccttatttaaaattatattatcgcTTGCCTGTTACATTATgccaatgaaaatttaatgagGATGTGTACAAAACAAGAAATTAGTACAAAAAGGTTTACACAATGAAAGTTAAGGCTAACAAAAAAACAGCAGCCTTcagaatttaaacataatacaaTCCAGATTTTAGGAAGTAAATACCTATAAATAGCTTTAACatcattttaattctaaaattaaaagtttaaacatCGCGAAAGCAAGTTTTACCATTTtcatattagattttatttaaaaagcagTCACGGCGGACCTGATGAAGTACgacgcaatattttttaaacgcaaCGGTTGTTAGAATCTAAAactatgattaattaaatgaccTTAAAACGGATTTAGTTTCATACCCAATGAACTCTGTAGGTATAGAAATCATGGTATGATTTAGCAAAGTTTTCAGCGTATGTTagatttttgttgttttgtaataggcaaattaagtttttgtgtgtgatattaaattattcataattttcgtATAGAAAAAATCATTACTATGGCTTAGTGAGCATTAAGTTTTAGGCCATAAACGCAGTACTGTAAGaggtctttaatatttaaatataataaatggaataaatattgtattataaattcgtTATTGGTCACTCTCTTCATTTGGTGCAGCTTCGTCCTCCTCTTCCTCGAATTCTTGTTCTTCTGTTGTCGCATCTTGGTACTGTTGATATTCTGATATAAGATCGCTGAGGTTATTGTCTGCCTCGGTGAAGTCAGTTTCGTCCATACCCTCGCCGGTGTACCAGTGTATGAATGCTTTCCTTCGAAACATGGAGGCGAATTGTTCAGACACTCTTTTGAGAATCTCTTGTATGGCGGTCGTATTGCCAATAAAAGTTGCAGACATTTTCAATCCACGGGGTGGGATGTCACACACGGCGGTCTTAACGTTATTGGGTATCCATTTCACAAAGtagtctttatttttgttctgtaTATTAAGCATTTGCTCGTCGACTTCTTTCATTGACATCCGACCGCGGAACACAGCCGCCACGGTGAGATATCGTCCGTGACGTGGATCGCACGCTGCCATCATGTTCTTGGCGTCGAACATCTGGAGAGTGAGCTCAGGTACGGTCAATGCTCTGTACTGCTGACTGCCCCTGGCTGTGAGCGGAGCGAATCCCGGCATGAAGAAGTGTAGCCTCGGGAACGGCACCATGTTGACTGCAAGCTTTCGAAGGTCCGCATTTAATTGCCCGGGAAACCGCAGGCACGTCGTGACACCAGACATCGTCGCCGACACCAAATGGTTCAAGTCACCGTATGTGGGTGTTTGCAGTCGCAACGTTCGGAAACAAATATCGTACAAAGCTTCGTTGTCTATACAAAATGATTGATCGGAATTTTCTATGAGCTGGTTTAATGATAACGTGGCATTATACGGCTCTACGACGGTATCAGAAACTTTAGGGCTCGGGACGACGGAAaacgttaaaataattctatctGCATACTCTTCCCTTAAATTATTCAGCAACAAGGTTCCTAAACCTGAGCCAGTACCGCCTCCCAACGAGTGAATCAGTTCGAAACCTTGAAGACAGTCACAACCTTCAGCTTCCTTCCTAATAACATCCAAGACCGACTCGAGTAAGTCCGCTCCTTCTGTATAATGTCCTTTAGCCCAATTATTACCAGCTCCCGATACACCAAAAACTATGTTATCGGGACGAAATATTTGACCGTATGGCCCAGCGCGTAACGAATCCATCGTCCCGGGTTCGAGATCGACAAGAACAGCTCTGGGCACGTATTTACCGGCTGCCGCTTCGTTGTAATACACGTTGATGCGTTCGAGTTGTAGATCAGAATCTCCGGCGTAGCAACCACTTGGATCTATGCCATGTTCATCCGATATCACCTCCCAGAACTGTAAGGAACATTGGTTTCATATAATGAATAGCTCCCTGAAGAGCGTTTTATGTATTCGGAACTACGCTCCACGATACCTTCGATCCTATTTGATTTCCGCAACGCCCGACCTGGATGTGGACGATCTCCCTCATTGTAACggaaatttttgtaaacaattaaacacaattgacaaaaaaattatacaaaataaaataattattcacaaaaataatcaataccTTACATTAAGCTACCTACTCTAACTAACTTAAAGTAATAAGTGAGTGGATTTTCATCGTGGCTGTGGGATTGAAACATTCTAGTTGGCTTTTTCATTCTACAAACTGGAATTTGAATtccaaataagtaaaaaaaatccgaAACGACTAATTTAAATCCCTAACCGTATTAGCTTTGAacatattttgcaaaaaaaaactaaatcagGTGACGATGGCAACATTgctattatatacaatataaaagatttgtcACTGGTATTGACACCTGTAAAAATGATTCGTGCACACAAACAgtattttgaaaatggaatTCATCTTAACGgagtattttcttaaatttgaatttctataaaaaaaaatattaaaactgcaaaactcatttatataatctttattaaaaatcttaccTACTGTggttataaagataaaaaatatccttatattatttttggtgttctataacaattacaaatattgcttatattatttgaatcgaccagtattttttttttcatatcatttttACTTATGGCaactacttaatttaatataactcgCATAAGTGTGGCCGTTTCGTTgatttgtttgtataaatttacgaACACATCAAACCGACAGTATGTAGTTTCAGCGAGAAAa contains:
- the LOC116779183 gene encoding tubulin beta chain; translated protein: MREIVHIQAGQCGNQIGAKFWEVISDEHGIDPTGAYQGDSDLQLERINVYYNEASGCKYVPRAVLVDLEPGTMDSVRSGPFGQIFRPDNFVFGQSGAGNNWAKGHYTEGAELVDSVLDVVRKEAEGCDCLQGFQLTHSLGGGTGSGMGTLLISKIREEYPDRIMNTFSVVPSPKVSDTVVEPYNATLSVHQLVENTDETYCIDNEALYDICFRTLKLTTPTYGDLNHLVSATMSGVTTCLRFPGQLNADLRKLAVNMVPFPRLHFFMPGFAPLTSRGSQQYRALTVPELTQQMFDAKNMMAACDPRHGRYLTVAAVFRGRMSMKEVDEQMLNIQNKNSSYFVEWIPNNVKTAVCDIPPRGLKMSATFIGNTTAIQELFKRISEQFSAMFRRKAFLHWYTGEGMDEMEFTEAESNMNDLVSEYQQYQDATVDDEGEFDEEVEE
- the LOC116779168 gene encoding tubulin beta chain-like, which encodes MREIVHIQVGRCGNQIGSKFWEVISDEHGIDPSGCYAGDSDLQLERINVYYNEAAAGKYVPRAVLVDLEPGTMDSLRAGPYGQIFRPDNIVFGVSGAGNNWAKGHYTEGADLLESVLDVIRKEAEGCDCLQGFELIHSLGGGTGSGLGTLLLNNLREEYADRIILTFSVVPSPKVSDTVVEPYNATLSLNQLIENSDQSFCIDNEALYDICFRTLRLQTPTYGDLNHLVSATMSGVTTCLRFPGQLNADLRKLAVNMVPFPRLHFFMPGFAPLTARGSQQYRALTVPELTLQMFDAKNMMAACDPRHGRYLTVAAVFRGRMSMKEVDEQMLNIQNKNKDYFVKWIPNNVKTAVCDIPPRGLKMSATFIGNTTAIQEILKRVSEQFASMFRRKAFIHWYTGEGMDETDFTEADNNLSDLISEYQQYQDATTEEQEFEEEEDEAAPNEESDQ